From Pseudomonadota bacterium, a single genomic window includes:
- a CDS encoding sugar transferase, whose protein sequence is MLRSVRIVKRVLDVVGAGAGLLLTAPLFPLLALAIRLDSPGPVFYRQRRAGRLRDDLDASRPPGSDPSFEEFDMFKFRSMVVDAERKTGAILATADDARITRVGRLLRRYRLDELPQFWNVLRGEMSLVGPRPERPELVVNLALAIPFFEERMRDIKPGITGYAQVSLGYSGRPLRDSALLGQLQQLVNPYGLDYGGDEVEVEADDMRVKLLYDLPYVAAMERFSSWAALELLILLRTPLVMLRGVGR, encoded by the coding sequence ATGCTCAGGAGTGTGAGGATCGTCAAGCGTGTGCTCGACGTCGTCGGGGCGGGCGCCGGCCTGCTGCTCACGGCGCCGCTCTTCCCGCTCCTGGCCCTGGCGATCCGCCTCGACAGTCCGGGTCCCGTGTTTTACCGCCAGCGTCGCGCCGGGCGCCTGCGGGACGACCTTGACGCTTCGCGCCCGCCTGGCTCGGACCCAAGCTTCGAAGAATTCGACATGTTCAAGTTCCGCAGCATGGTCGTGGATGCTGAGCGGAAGACGGGGGCGATCCTCGCCACTGCCGATGATGCGCGCATCACGCGCGTTGGTCGCCTGCTCCGCCGCTATCGCCTCGACGAGCTACCGCAGTTCTGGAACGTCCTGCGCGGTGAGATGAGCCTGGTGGGACCGCGTCCGGAGAGACCCGAGCTCGTCGTCAACCTCGCGCTCGCCATTCCTTTCTTCGAGGAGCGGATGCGTGACATCAAGCCGGGGATCACGGGCTATGCACAGGTGTCGCTCGGCTACAGCGGCCGACCGCTGCGCGACAGCGCCCTGCTCGGGCAGCTCCAGCAGCTCGTCAATCCCTACGGTCTCGATTACGGCGGCGACGAGGTCGAGGTCGAGGCCGACGACATGCGCGTCAAGCTGCTCTACGACCTGCCCTATGTCGCCGCCATGGAGCGCTTCAGCAGCTGGGCGGCGCTGGAGCTGCTGATTCTCCTGCGCACGCCGCTGGTGATGCTGCGGGGCGTGGGTCGCTGA
- a CDS encoding GNAT family N-acetyltransferase has product MLRYFTKLVLCTTVVLLSTRGTSTAHPLLTAATGGEATRWGGKVLPRSRIVRPARGRGLYRLGRPSSAADVEAVHSLHQSLFKGQPEWGARVEADTSSARVLRHLAGHPARGIRVEQIIGEMLLLHTLARGTVPPFSYLASVSVHPALQRRGLGELLVESGIREAQKLGAESLYLHVRGTNEAALGLYRKLGFGQFAPASAHADQATSTPAPFPIDPESPLLLMRLALQEPQLAPSPANRSPASHAETRASAPQ; this is encoded by the coding sequence GTGCTTCGATACTTCACCAAGCTCGTGCTGTGCACCACCGTCGTCCTGCTGTCGACGCGCGGCACGTCGACCGCACATCCGCTGCTGACGGCCGCCACGGGCGGGGAGGCGACCCGTTGGGGTGGAAAGGTCCTCCCACGGAGCCGCATCGTCCGCCCTGCAAGGGGCCGCGGCCTCTACCGCCTTGGACGTCCGTCGAGCGCTGCCGACGTGGAAGCAGTCCACAGCCTCCATCAGTCGCTCTTCAAGGGCCAACCCGAGTGGGGCGCACGCGTCGAAGCTGACACCTCAAGCGCGCGTGTGCTTCGGCATCTGGCGGGCCACCCAGCTCGAGGGATCCGAGTCGAGCAGATCATCGGTGAGATGCTCCTGCTGCACACGTTAGCGCGCGGCACCGTTCCGCCCTTCTCCTACCTGGCCTCTGTTTCCGTCCACCCAGCGCTGCAGCGTAGAGGCCTCGGCGAGCTGCTGGTCGAAAGCGGAATACGCGAGGCTCAGAAGCTCGGAGCTGAGAGCCTCTACCTCCATGTCCGGGGCACGAATGAGGCCGCACTTGGACTGTATCGCAAGCTTGGCTTCGGGCAATTCGCGCCCGCTAGCGCGCACGCGGACCAAGCCACAAGTACCCCGGCCCCCTTCCCCATCGATCCCGAGAGTCCTCTGCTGCTGATGCGGCTGGCACTCCAGGAACCGCAGTTGGCCCCTTCCCCGGCGAATCGGTCGCCCGCCAGCCACGCGGAGACCCGAGCGTCGGCCCCGCAATAG
- the pgi gene encoding glucose-6-phosphate isomerase: protein MPRPTALPAWQALRAHHDELRDVHLRTLFSDDPGRAARFSRQLDDLLFDFSKHRITARTLELLVQLAEQAELASAIEAMFAGAKINRTEDRAVLHVALRNRSNRPIRVDGEDVMPGVNAVLAAMRAFSDQVRDGSWRGHGGEAITDVVNLGIGGSDLGPLMVCEALRPYGHPRLRAHFVSNVDGTHIAETLRRLDPQTTLFIVASKTFTTQETLANARSARAWLVERLGSAAAVARHFVAISTNAREVAAFGIDPANMFTFWDWVGGRYSLWSAIGLSIAVYVGMDHFEALLAGAHDIDEHFRGAPFADNLPVLMALLGVWYHNFFGAETHAVLPYDQSLHRFPAYLQQGDMESNGKSVDREGLPINDYTSGPVIWGEPGTNGQHAFYQLLHQGTRLVPADFIMPALSQHPLGEHHAMLLANGLAQAEALMRGKTAEEARRELTSSGLDEAEIARLLPHKVFAGNRPTSTLIFPRLTPRTLGRLIALYEHKIFAQGVIWNVFSFDQWGVELGKQLASAILPELQGAAAASAHDGSTRALIDHLRQLRAAAENGAADGAATTGR, encoded by the coding sequence GTGCCTAGACCGACCGCTCTGCCCGCCTGGCAGGCCCTGCGAGCACACCACGACGAGCTGCGCGACGTGCATCTGCGCACCCTCTTCTCCGACGACCCCGGTCGGGCAGCACGCTTTTCGCGCCAGCTCGACGACCTGCTCTTCGACTTCTCGAAGCACCGCATCACGGCGCGGACGCTGGAGCTGCTCGTTCAGCTCGCGGAGCAGGCGGAGCTCGCTTCGGCGATCGAGGCGATGTTCGCCGGCGCGAAGATCAACCGCACCGAGGACCGCGCCGTGCTGCACGTCGCGCTGCGCAACCGCAGCAATCGGCCGATCCGGGTCGACGGCGAGGATGTGATGCCTGGCGTCAACGCGGTGCTGGCGGCGATGCGCGCCTTCAGCGACCAGGTGCGCGACGGCAGTTGGCGCGGTCACGGGGGCGAGGCGATCACCGACGTCGTCAACCTCGGCATCGGCGGCTCCGACCTCGGGCCGCTGATGGTCTGCGAGGCGCTGCGCCCCTACGGGCATCCGCGCCTGCGCGCACACTTCGTCTCCAACGTCGACGGCACGCACATCGCCGAGACGCTGCGGCGCCTCGACCCGCAGACCACCCTCTTCATCGTCGCCTCGAAGACCTTCACGACCCAGGAGACGCTCGCCAACGCCCGCAGCGCGCGCGCGTGGCTGGTCGAGCGGCTCGGCAGCGCGGCCGCCGTGGCGCGGCATTTCGTCGCGATCTCCACCAACGCCCGCGAGGTCGCAGCCTTCGGCATCGATCCGGCCAACATGTTCACCTTTTGGGACTGGGTCGGCGGGCGCTATTCGCTGTGGTCGGCGATTGGCCTGTCGATCGCGGTCTATGTCGGGATGGACCACTTCGAAGCGCTGCTCGCCGGGGCCCACGACATCGACGAGCACTTCCGCGGCGCGCCCTTCGCCGACAACCTCCCGGTGCTGATGGCCCTGCTGGGCGTCTGGTACCACAACTTCTTCGGCGCGGAGACGCACGCCGTCCTGCCCTACGACCAGTCCCTGCACCGCTTCCCGGCCTACCTGCAGCAGGGCGACATGGAGAGCAACGGCAAGAGCGTCGACCGTGAGGGCCTGCCGATCAACGACTACACGAGCGGCCCGGTGATCTGGGGCGAGCCAGGGACCAACGGCCAGCACGCCTTCTATCAGCTCCTGCACCAGGGCACGCGCCTCGTCCCGGCCGACTTCATCATGCCCGCGCTATCACAGCATCCGCTCGGCGAGCACCACGCCATGCTGCTCGCCAACGGCCTGGCGCAGGCCGAGGCGCTGATGCGGGGCAAGACGGCGGAGGAGGCGCGCAGGGAGCTGACCAGCTCGGGCCTCGACGAGGCGGAAATCGCGCGGCTGCTGCCGCATAAGGTCTTCGCCGGCAACCGGCCGACCAGCACGCTGATCTTCCCCCGCCTGACGCCACGGACACTTGGGCGGCTGATCGCCCTCTACGAGCACAAGATCTTCGCGCAGGGGGTGATCTGGAACGTCTTCAGCTTCGACCAGTGGGGGGTCGAGCTGGGCAAGCAGCTCGCGAGCGCGATTCTACCCGAGCTGCAGGGAGCGGCGGCAGCGAGCGCGCACGATGGCTCGACCCGCGCATTGATCGACCACCTTCGGCAGCTTCGCGCGGCCGCAGAGAATGGGGCGGCCGACGGCGCTGCGACGACAGGGAGGTGA
- a CDS encoding class I SAM-dependent methyltransferase yields the protein MDAVFDAKKLDDAQLAAFDQDYMDAETWGYVRVNVDRDFPAGDFRFLDVGGGNGKFADRLLAQYPRCSGTVLEPSELLLGKNQAHERKRLVCAAVEGAAGQLDGPFDLICLNLLLHHLVTRTYRGTQANMRTTLRLCRGWLSPRGRVSIFENIYNGRWIDSLPSRAIFLLTSSRRFAPLAGRLGANTAGVGVCFQSSRQWKHLLRDAGLRVIQYAEDSPWDPPWYQQALLQIDEIRTGHLWCKAV from the coding sequence GTGGACGCCGTGTTTGACGCCAAGAAGCTCGACGATGCGCAGCTCGCGGCCTTCGATCAGGACTACATGGACGCTGAGACCTGGGGCTACGTGCGGGTCAACGTCGATCGCGACTTCCCCGCCGGCGACTTCCGCTTCCTCGATGTCGGCGGCGGCAACGGCAAGTTCGCCGACCGACTGCTGGCCCAATACCCGCGCTGCAGCGGGACGGTGCTCGAGCCCTCGGAGCTGCTGCTCGGCAAGAATCAGGCGCACGAGCGCAAGCGCCTGGTCTGCGCCGCGGTCGAAGGCGCAGCCGGCCAGCTCGACGGCCCCTTCGACCTGATCTGCCTCAACCTGCTGCTGCACCACCTCGTGACGCGAACCTACCGCGGCACCCAGGCCAATATGCGGACGACGCTGCGCCTCTGCCGCGGCTGGCTCAGTCCGCGGGGACGGGTCTCGATCTTCGAGAACATCTATAACGGGCGCTGGATCGACAGCCTCCCCAGCCGCGCGATCTTCCTGCTCACGTCCTCGCGGCGCTTCGCCCCGCTGGCGGGCCGCTTGGGCGCCAACACCGCTGGGGTCGGGGTTTGCTTCCAGTCCTCGCGCCAGTGGAAGCATCTGCTGCGCGACGCTGGGCTGCGGGTGATCCAATACGCCGAGGACAGCCCCTGGGACCCGCCCTGGTATCAGCAGGCGCTGCTGCAGATCGACGAGATCCGCACGGGCCATCTCTGGTGCAAGGCGGTCTGA
- the rpiB gene encoding ribose 5-phosphate isomerase B, whose translation MRLVIGSDHAGYPLKTDLLRFLREQGHALIDVGTHGAEAVDYPDYAALVAARIKDGSAERGLMICGSGVGGAVAANKIAGIRAGLCHDIYSAHQGVEHDDMNMLVLGGLVIGQLLARELAQAFIGARYIDEERYHRRLEKIRALEQRYRLPPA comes from the coding sequence GTGCGCCTCGTCATTGGCTCCGATCACGCCGGCTATCCGCTGAAGACCGATCTCTTGCGCTTCCTGCGCGAGCAGGGCCACGCGCTGATCGACGTCGGCACGCATGGCGCCGAAGCGGTGGATTATCCCGACTACGCGGCGCTGGTGGCCGCGCGGATCAAGGATGGCTCCGCCGAGCGCGGGCTGATGATCTGCGGCAGCGGCGTGGGCGGGGCGGTGGCGGCGAACAAGATCGCGGGCATCCGCGCCGGGCTCTGCCACGACATCTACTCGGCGCACCAGGGCGTCGAGCACGACGACATGAACATGCTCGTGCTGGGCGGTCTGGTGATCGGCCAGCTCCTCGCGCGCGAGCTGGCGCAGGCCTTCATCGGCGCGCGCTACATCGACGAGGAACGCTACCACCGGCGACTGGAAAAGATCCGCGCGCTGGAGCAGCGCTATCGTCTCCCGCCGGCCTAG
- a CDS encoding endonuclease/exonuclease/phosphatase family protein: MLGLLGVLAGLLILAAGLFYWASAGTLAAGEREGEVVDFGGPGDASTRAGEAAARDGALRVLTWNLAWARGTDPDPGHNPPVARATYEDHLRRMGALIRARGADIVLLQEVDFGSGRSHGLDELAALARASGLRYGARALSWRARYVPYPYWPLREHYGRMLSGGAVLSRFPIVTNRVLLHAKPAAQPWWYRPFYLSRYTQLVQLRDGQQRLWVVNNHLEAFDPANRGAQAQLVLRVVTELADRLRDVADERLLLVGGDLNSVPPEARRRAGFPDAPEDDYTRDDTLVTLRRLPGLVEVAPPEAYVADEPRHFTFPTLAPTRRLDYLFVDLRLPIVDYEMVHTGAFSDHLPVVATLGSSRP, encoded by the coding sequence GTGCTGGGCCTCCTGGGTGTGCTTGCGGGGCTGCTGATCTTGGCCGCGGGGCTCTTCTATTGGGCCAGCGCGGGCACGCTGGCGGCCGGTGAAAGGGAGGGGGAGGTCGTCGACTTCGGCGGCCCCGGCGACGCGTCCACGCGGGCGGGCGAGGCGGCCGCGCGGGACGGAGCGCTGAGGGTGCTGACCTGGAACCTCGCCTGGGCCCGCGGCACCGACCCCGACCCGGGCCACAATCCGCCCGTCGCGCGCGCGACCTACGAGGACCACCTGCGGCGGATGGGGGCGCTGATTCGCGCCCGCGGCGCCGATATCGTGCTGCTGCAGGAGGTCGACTTCGGATCCGGACGCAGCCACGGCCTCGATGAGCTCGCCGCGCTGGCCCGGGCCAGCGGCCTGCGCTACGGGGCGCGCGCCCTGAGCTGGCGCGCGCGCTACGTCCCCTATCCCTACTGGCCCTTGCGTGAGCACTACGGCCGCATGCTCTCGGGCGGCGCTGTGCTCAGTCGCTTTCCGATCGTCACCAATCGCGTGCTGCTGCACGCCAAGCCCGCGGCTCAACCCTGGTGGTATCGACCCTTCTACCTCTCACGCTACACGCAGCTCGTGCAGCTGCGCGACGGCCAGCAGCGCCTGTGGGTGGTCAACAATCACCTCGAGGCCTTCGACCCCGCGAACCGTGGGGCGCAGGCACAGCTCGTCTTGCGGGTCGTCACCGAGCTGGCCGACCGCCTGCGCGACGTCGCCGACGAGCGACTGCTGCTGGTCGGCGGTGACCTCAACAGCGTGCCGCCCGAGGCCCGGCGGCGTGCGGGCTTCCCCGACGCCCCCGAAGACGACTACACGCGTGATGACACCCTCGTCACGCTGCGCCGGCTGCCGGGGCTCGTCGAGGTGGCACCCCCCGAAGCCTACGTCGCGGACGAGCCGCGCCACTTCACCTTTCCCACCCTCGCGCCCACGCGACGGCTCGACTACCTCTTCGTCGATCTCCGCCTGCCGATCGTCGACTACGAAATGGTCCACACGGGGGCCTTCTCCGACCACCTGCCCGTGGTCGCGACCTTGGGTTCCAGCCGGCCCTAG
- a CDS encoding DUF4147 domain-containing protein gives MNEGGPWAAAASTPRPASLERLRDDAARIIAEAIQAALPGPAVERALALLPSASKVRLVACGKAAWTMAAAARAALGPRLHAGLVIAPPGHARGALPPLGLHEAAHPLPDASSLAAADALLRLLAERADDELLLFLLSGGSSALLERPLPGVSLDELVEIQRRLLHCAADIVAINTVRKHLSALKGGRLAACFAPQPALALILSDVVGDRLDTIGGGPLAADATTSADAQRIVAHYGIALSPSAREALATETPKQVDHVALQVIGSVGLLCEAAARAAARLGYRAEVLTTTLGGEARSAGAAWAATARARMGEGKAERQPLALIAGGETIVLVRGRGRGGRNQELALAAALGLSGVQGVVIAAAASDGVDGPTDAAGAIVDGMTLAELSARGLDAPACLDDNDSYRALDAAGALLRGGATGTNVNDLALALLSA, from the coding sequence TTGAACGAAGGGGGCCCCTGGGCGGCCGCAGCCAGCACGCCACGACCGGCCTCCCTCGAGCGACTCCGAGACGACGCGGCGCGCATCATCGCCGAGGCGATCCAGGCTGCGCTTCCGGGCCCGGCGGTCGAACGCGCCCTGGCGCTGCTGCCGAGCGCGAGCAAGGTGCGCCTGGTCGCTTGTGGCAAGGCGGCCTGGACGATGGCCGCGGCGGCGCGCGCCGCGCTCGGCCCGCGCCTGCATGCCGGACTCGTGATTGCGCCGCCCGGCCATGCCCGCGGCGCGCTACCGCCCCTCGGGCTCCACGAGGCCGCCCATCCGCTGCCGGATGCCAGCAGCCTCGCTGCTGCCGACGCCCTGCTACGCCTGCTCGCCGAGCGCGCGGACGACGAGCTGCTGCTCTTCTTGCTCTCGGGCGGAAGCTCCGCGTTGCTCGAGCGGCCCCTGCCAGGCGTCTCGCTAGACGAGCTGGTAGAGATCCAACGGCGCCTCTTGCACTGCGCTGCGGACATCGTCGCGATCAACACCGTGCGCAAGCACCTCTCTGCGCTGAAGGGCGGCCGCCTCGCCGCATGCTTCGCCCCGCAGCCGGCGCTGGCGCTGATCCTCTCCGACGTGGTCGGCGATCGGCTGGATACGATCGGCGGCGGACCGCTCGCCGCGGATGCCACGACCAGCGCCGACGCGCAGCGGATCGTCGCCCATTACGGCATCGCGCTCTCGCCCTCTGCCCGCGAGGCGCTCGCGACAGAGACGCCCAAACAAGTCGACCATGTAGCGCTGCAGGTGATCGGCAGCGTCGGCCTGCTTTGCGAGGCGGCGGCGCGCGCTGCAGCGCGGCTCGGCTATCGGGCCGAGGTGCTGACCACGACGCTGGGCGGCGAGGCGCGCAGCGCGGGCGCCGCATGGGCGGCAACTGCGCGCGCCCGCATGGGCGAGGGGAAGGCCGAGCGGCAGCCCTTGGCCCTGATCGCCGGCGGGGAGACGATCGTGCTGGTGCGCGGCCGAGGACGTGGCGGGCGCAATCAGGAGCTGGCCCTCGCCGCGGCGCTGGGCCTCTCGGGCGTGCAGGGGGTGGTGATCGCCGCAGCGGCGAGTGACGGCGTCGATGGGCCGACCGACGCCGCTGGAGCGATCGTCGACGGCATGACGCTAGCGGAGCTGAGCGCGCGCGGCCTCGACGCCCCCGCCTGCCTCGATGATAACGACAGCTACCGAGCGCTCGACGCCGCCGGGGCGCTGCTGCGCGGCGGCGCCACCGGGACCAACGTCAACGACCTCGCGCTAGCGTTGCTCTCCGCCTAG
- a CDS encoding fused MFS/spermidine synthase: MVRLRLLAPLLTLTGAASLIYQVVWSRQLTLVLGSTSRAIALVLGTFMLGLALGAWLIGRIGDRVARPLRLFGWLELGAAATALGVTAAAPWLPRLHERLPYGAVATLALLLLLLPTALMGATLPTILAYVDRAQRDPERTRQAVSPLYAANTLGAVLGALAAGFLLIGALGFWASACVAAALELLVGLTAIALDRPVAALPREARAWPAAPAALALFVSGFATLSYEIVFTRLLLQGFLGTAFAFTIILAAFLAGLALGAALTPKTASATTTPLGVATALSALLAMVLVPLVVLTPELVELIRGRDVRFGMRLLTFSGLASALLGAPAVVWGMVFPLAARSLVCSGRAAATFGGAYWINTLGGLGGSLVTGFLLLPLVGARGALLAVAAVQGLVGAWLVARERRWPVAAVALGITLVGVVLAWPPRVGAQLGVGTPVPSHLVGREQQQRVLCYREGEAATTMVLQHVVTRQRALVLDGFGTAADGPGTGYMRMMGHLPLLLHPRPRRALVICLGTGATARAAASWRGVALDVAEINPDVLACSPHFTPANATLMPRVHLADGRTFLQRSRQRYDVITLEPMPPHFAGAVNLYSREYYELAARRLSAKGLIAQWVPLHLLAPQDGRQILATLQAVFPATYLFIMPGDWTGIALGARQPLELARLDARLPHAPQALLELGLSAERLRAAIVLDPEGVRRYARGAALITDDRPRLEYSGIDRVLGRFGSARGLLRFNLSEVFAAARPAARRP, translated from the coding sequence ATGGTCCGCCTGCGTTTGCTCGCGCCGCTGCTGACGCTGACCGGCGCCGCGTCGTTGATCTATCAGGTGGTCTGGTCGCGCCAGCTCACGCTGGTGCTCGGCAGTACGTCGCGGGCGATCGCGCTCGTCCTCGGCACCTTCATGCTCGGGCTGGCGTTGGGTGCTTGGCTGATCGGGCGCATCGGAGACCGCGTGGCGCGGCCGCTGCGGCTCTTCGGCTGGCTCGAGCTCGGGGCGGCAGCGACGGCCTTGGGTGTGACGGCCGCGGCCCCCTGGCTGCCCCGCCTGCACGAGCGGCTGCCCTACGGCGCCGTCGCCACGCTTGCGCTGCTGCTGCTCTTGCTGCCCACCGCGTTGATGGGCGCCACGCTGCCGACGATCTTGGCCTATGTCGATCGCGCCCAGCGCGACCCCGAGCGCACGCGCCAGGCCGTCAGCCCACTCTATGCGGCCAATACGCTCGGGGCCGTCCTCGGGGCTCTGGCCGCCGGGTTTCTGCTGATCGGGGCGCTCGGCTTCTGGGCCAGCGCCTGCGTCGCTGCGGCCCTCGAGCTGCTGGTCGGGCTCACAGCGATCGCGCTCGACCGTCCCGTCGCCGCGCTGCCGCGCGAGGCCCGCGCTTGGCCCGCCGCGCCGGCCGCGCTGGCGCTCTTCGTCTCGGGCTTCGCCACGTTGAGCTACGAGATCGTCTTCACGCGGCTACTGCTGCAGGGCTTTCTCGGCACCGCGTTCGCGTTCACGATCATCCTCGCCGCGTTTCTGGCCGGTCTCGCGCTCGGCGCCGCCCTGACGCCGAAGACGGCTTCGGCCACCACCACCCCGCTCGGCGTCGCAACCGCGCTCTCGGCCCTGCTCGCGATGGTGCTGGTGCCGCTTGTCGTGCTGACCCCAGAGCTGGTCGAGCTGATCCGCGGGCGCGACGTTCGCTTCGGCATGCGCCTCCTGACCTTCAGCGGCCTCGCGAGCGCGCTTCTGGGCGCACCGGCCGTGGTCTGGGGCATGGTGTTTCCGCTGGCGGCGCGCAGCCTCGTTTGCTCGGGTCGCGCTGCCGCGACCTTCGGCGGCGCCTACTGGATCAACACCCTCGGCGGGCTGGGCGGATCGCTGGTCACAGGCTTTCTGCTCTTGCCGCTGGTCGGCGCGCGCGGGGCGTTGCTGGCCGTCGCCGCGGTCCAGGGCCTCGTCGGCGCCTGGCTCGTCGCGCGCGAGCGGCGTTGGCCAGTCGCCGCGGTCGCCCTCGGCATCACGCTGGTCGGCGTCGTGCTCGCCTGGCCGCCGCGCGTCGGAGCCCAGCTCGGCGTCGGCACGCCGGTGCCGTCGCATCTTGTGGGGCGGGAGCAACAGCAACGGGTGCTCTGCTACCGCGAGGGCGAGGCTGCCACCACCATGGTGCTGCAGCATGTCGTGACCAGGCAGCGCGCGCTGGTGCTCGACGGCTTCGGCACCGCCGCTGATGGTCCCGGCACGGGCTACATGCGAATGATGGGGCACCTTCCGCTGCTGCTCCATCCGCGCCCGCGGCGGGCGCTGGTGATCTGCCTCGGCACGGGGGCGACGGCGCGCGCGGCCGCGAGCTGGCGCGGCGTCGCGCTCGACGTGGCGGAGATCAATCCCGACGTGCTGGCCTGCAGCCCGCATTTCACCCCAGCCAACGCGACCCTGATGCCGCGGGTGCACCTCGCGGACGGGCGCACCTTTCTGCAGCGCAGCAGGCAGCGCTACGACGTGATCACCCTCGAGCCGATGCCGCCGCACTTCGCCGGCGCCGTGAATCTCTACAGCCGCGAATACTACGAGCTAGCAGCACGGCGCCTGAGCGCCAAGGGGCTGATCGCGCAGTGGGTGCCGCTGCACCTGCTGGCACCGCAGGATGGGCGGCAGATCCTCGCCACCCTGCAGGCCGTCTTCCCGGCGACCTACCTCTTCATCATGCCGGGAGACTGGACCGGCATCGCCCTCGGGGCGCGCCAGCCCCTCGAGCTGGCGCGCTTGGACGCCCGTCTGCCCCACGCACCCCAGGCCTTGCTCGAGCTGGGGCTGAGCGCCGAGCGTTTGCGGGCCGCGATCGTGTTGGACCCCGAGGGCGTGCGCCGCTACGCGCGCGGCGCCGCGCTGATCACCGACGACCGCCCGCGGCTGGAGTACTCGGGCATCGACCGCGTGCTCGGCCGCTTCGGCAGCGCGCGGGGGCTCCTGCGCTTCAACCTCTCAGAGGTCTTCGCGGCCGCACGGCCTGCGGCGCGCCGGCCTTGA
- a CDS encoding Trm112 family protein → MAEQSTDAPVDAALLEILRCPVAVHYTDKGDDPGRLELVHGCWLVCADSGMKYPICDGIPIMLVEEGQKWQTTAVAELPVPPPSEA, encoded by the coding sequence ATGGCTGAACAGAGCACCGATGCCCCGGTTGACGCCGCCTTGCTCGAGATCCTGCGCTGCCCGGTCGCCGTGCACTACACCGACAAGGGTGACGACCCCGGCCGGCTCGAGCTGGTCCACGGCTGCTGGCTGGTCTGCGCCGACTCGGGGATGAAGTATCCCATCTGCGACGGGATCCCGATCATGCTCGTCGAAGAGGGACAGAAGTGGCAGACCACGGCGGTGGCAGAGCTGCCGGTACCTCCGCCAAGCGAGGCGTGA